A region from the Phycisphaeraceae bacterium genome encodes:
- a CDS encoding prepilin-type N-terminal cleavage/methylation domain-containing protein, producing the protein MMSIGKTNGFTLLEALMASAVLAFVVAAIAQAVSVGHRETDVVLKRLRGTALAEALMEEIVSKPYADPQGGTTPGPDSGESGRTGRDNIDDYNGFSESVNTLADAQGVSYPSDWQSYTRSATATYTTMSVANLSQTPISGIAVTVTVTLTPGGSSWTLTRFVPAP; encoded by the coding sequence ATGATGTCTATTGGAAAAACCAACGGGTTTACATTGCTGGAAGCACTGATGGCCTCGGCTGTTCTGGCCTTCGTTGTTGCAGCAATTGCTCAGGCTGTTTCGGTTGGCCATCGGGAAACGGATGTAGTCCTCAAACGGCTCCGAGGGACTGCATTGGCTGAGGCGTTGATGGAAGAGATTGTGTCGAAACCCTATGCCGATCCGCAGGGCGGGACAACGCCGGGGCCGGACTCTGGAGAATCAGGTCGTACCGGTCGGGATAACATCGACGATTACAACGGATTCAGTGAATCGGTAAACACACTTGCTGATGCGCAGGGCGTCAGCTATCCCAGCGACTGGCAATCCTATACCCGTTCTGCAACTGCAACATACACCACGATGTCCGTAGCAAATCTGAGTCAAACACCGATCAGCGGTATCGCTGTAACTGTGACGGTTACCCTGACACCAGGTGGGTCAAGCTGGACATTAACGAGATTTGTACCCGCTCCATGA
- a CDS encoding fumarylacetoacetate hydrolase family protein, whose product MRLTRFADSQGNVRLGIDQGDGTAEILARSLFDSKHLLEQTGKVVDIHRRLAPLQPSNIFCIGLNYREHAKESGQPIPEAPVVFMKPTTTVCHPGEPIHIPKCCVHGPEVDYECELAVVIGVETRNATEKDALRSIYGYTCANDVSARKWQRNNGSQWIRGKSFDTFCPLGPVLLTADEIPDPQTLAIKTVLNGQVMQSHTTADMIFSVAKIISFLSQDTTLLPGTVILTGTPQGVGVARKPPVFLKPGDEVVVEIEKIGKLVNPVV is encoded by the coding sequence GTGCGTCTTACACGTTTTGCTGATTCACAGGGTAATGTTCGTCTTGGCATTGACCAGGGAGACGGAACCGCAGAGATATTGGCGAGGTCCCTTTTTGACTCTAAACATTTACTAGAACAAACCGGCAAGGTTGTTGATATCCACCGACGTCTTGCTCCGCTCCAACCGAGCAATATTTTCTGCATTGGGTTGAACTATCGCGAACACGCAAAAGAAAGCGGGCAACCCATCCCTGAAGCGCCAGTTGTGTTCATGAAGCCAACAACTACGGTTTGTCACCCCGGAGAACCTATTCATATTCCCAAATGCTGTGTGCATGGCCCAGAGGTTGATTATGAATGTGAGCTTGCGGTGGTTATTGGCGTCGAAACACGAAACGCTACTGAAAAAGACGCACTGCGAAGTATTTACGGATACACCTGTGCCAATGATGTCTCAGCTCGCAAATGGCAACGAAACAATGGCTCGCAATGGATTCGTGGTAAGAGTTTTGACACGTTCTGTCCTTTAGGTCCGGTGCTTCTCACTGCTGACGAGATCCCCGACCCGCAAACACTCGCGATCAAAACAGTGCTCAATGGTCAGGTAATGCAGTCGCACACGACAGCAGACATGATATTTTCAGTTGCAAAGATTATTTCGTTTCTGAGTCAGGATACGACACTTCTACCGGGCACGGTAATTTTGACAGGAACGCCACAAGGCGTTGGCGTAGCGAGAAAGCCACCTGTGTTTTTAAAACCGGGTGACGAAGTTGTAGTTGAGATTGAAAAGATCGGGAAGCTGGTAAACCCGGTTGTTTAG
- a CDS encoding acetyl-CoA carboxylase carboxyltransferase subunit beta — translation MTQATGGSTPSGNSRSQGSTPNSATTSSPARSWTEDEDKRSDIPSNLWLRCPSCTDMHFRKLVEQNLHVCPKCDYHFRIGADDRAEQICDPVSFEPMWEDMAPVDVLEFVDLKPYKDRLVGEKKKAGHRDALLAGKGFIKGRQVVLACMDSRFMMGSMGCVVGEKLTRAIELATETNRPLVVVSCSGGARMQESTLSLMQMSKTSAALARLDEAGGLFISVLTDPTTGGVTASFAMLGDVILAEPKALIGFAGPRVIANTVRQELPEGFQRSEHVLSKGFIDRVVHRKDLRSEISRVIDYAGK, via the coding sequence ATGACTCAGGCCACAGGCGGTTCGACTCCTTCCGGTAACTCCCGCTCACAAGGCTCGACACCTAACAGTGCCACGACCTCCTCTCCCGCACGAAGCTGGACCGAAGACGAAGACAAGCGCAGCGATATCCCCAGCAACCTCTGGCTGCGATGCCCAAGTTGCACAGACATGCACTTTCGCAAGCTCGTGGAACAAAATCTGCACGTCTGTCCCAAGTGCGATTACCACTTTCGTATCGGAGCGGACGACCGAGCTGAGCAAATTTGCGACCCTGTAAGTTTTGAACCCATGTGGGAGGATATGGCTCCGGTTGATGTACTCGAATTTGTCGATCTCAAGCCATATAAGGATCGGCTCGTTGGTGAAAAAAAGAAGGCTGGTCATCGTGATGCGTTGCTGGCAGGCAAAGGGTTCATCAAGGGCCGGCAAGTAGTGCTCGCCTGTATGGATAGCCGTTTCATGATGGGATCAATGGGTTGCGTTGTTGGTGAAAAGCTGACGCGAGCCATCGAACTAGCTACGGAAACCAATCGACCGCTGGTGGTAGTAAGTTGCTCCGGCGGAGCACGTATGCAAGAGAGCACGCTCAGCTTGATGCAGATGTCCAAGACAAGTGCAGCACTCGCCAGGCTCGATGAAGCTGGCGGTCTCTTTATCAGCGTACTGACTGATCCAACCACCGGTGGTGTCACAGCGAGCTTTGCCATGCTTGGCGATGTGATCCTTGCGGAGCCAAAGGCTCTTATAGGTTTTGCCGGACCTCGCGTAATCGCCAATACCGTCCGTCAGGAACTACCCGAGGGCTTCCAACGCAGCGAGCACGTACTATCCAAGGGATTCATTGATCGCGTAGTACATCGCAAAGACCTACGCAGTGAAATCAGCCGCGTGATCGACTATGCAGGCAAGTAA
- a CDS encoding DUF1570 domain-containing protein: protein MMRSLAIVLGLVLLVAASAFAGPARRDKNTGKNTSIELQTYASKCYTIHTNLTRAEARPFGAHMDAVFNEYGRRFSGFGSDKRDPMPLYLFRTQDQYLKFLASHNINAANTEGLFFVQPDIQGLATWTQGKSAAHTYSVLQHEGFHQFAFNRIGPNLPVWINEGIAQYFEDSVMVGNRMYVGFANERRITSIKSSLARKKTLPFDTLLTMTDEKWHDMVVAGGWDAGLLYDQSWSMVFFLITAADGKYREAFERYLVLVSRGVESDAAFGQAFGSDDTEGFRRRWEEFAIKLEPDSIALTLTRMEFLGQGLRYLDEKKEQAPESVGELKQRLQQINFEMLRTMVGSTTKYSSREDELFTYPRPNGSTADFQMLAPEKNGLPPRITAPGLKPEPTLVWKRDTQGDLVQEVVFR, encoded by the coding sequence TTGATGCGAAGCCTTGCGATTGTGCTTGGCCTTGTTTTACTCGTTGCTGCTTCCGCGTTCGCCGGGCCGGCGCGTCGCGATAAAAATACCGGTAAAAATACATCCATTGAGCTTCAGACATATGCCAGCAAGTGCTACACAATACACACCAATCTGACTCGAGCAGAAGCTAGGCCATTTGGCGCCCACATGGATGCTGTGTTCAATGAATACGGCAGACGATTCAGCGGTTTTGGAAGCGACAAACGTGATCCGATGCCGTTGTATCTCTTTCGGACACAGGATCAATATCTCAAGTTTCTCGCCTCGCACAACATCAATGCTGCCAACACCGAAGGACTATTTTTTGTTCAACCTGATATCCAGGGGCTAGCCACCTGGACCCAAGGGAAAAGTGCAGCACACACCTACTCTGTGCTGCAACACGAGGGGTTTCACCAGTTCGCATTCAATCGCATAGGCCCCAACCTGCCTGTCTGGATCAACGAGGGAATCGCGCAGTACTTCGAAGACAGTGTGATGGTCGGGAACAGAATGTACGTCGGTTTCGCTAACGAACGGCGAATCACTTCAATTAAATCCTCGCTCGCCAGGAAGAAAACGCTGCCTTTCGACACGCTGCTCACCATGACGGATGAGAAATGGCATGACATGGTTGTCGCAGGCGGTTGGGATGCGGGACTGCTGTACGATCAATCGTGGTCGATGGTGTTTTTTCTGATAACCGCGGCAGATGGCAAATATCGAGAGGCTTTCGAAAGGTATCTCGTGCTAGTGAGCAGAGGCGTCGAGAGCGATGCAGCATTTGGGCAGGCGTTTGGCAGCGATGATACGGAAGGATTTCGCCGACGTTGGGAAGAGTTTGCAATCAAGCTGGAACCCGACTCGATTGCGTTAACCCTTACTCGGATGGAGTTTCTTGGTCAGGGGTTGCGTTACCTCGATGAGAAGAAGGAGCAGGCGCCAGAGTCAGTCGGGGAGCTCAAACAACGCCTACAGCAGATCAACTTTGAGATGCTCCGCACAATGGTGGGTTCAACGACAAAGTACAGTTCACGTGAAGATGAACTCTTTACCTATCCTAGGCCCAACGGATCAACAGCCGACTTTCAAATGCTCGCTCCTGAAAAAAACGGCCTGCCGCCTCGTATCACAGCTCCAGGGCTCAAACCCGAACCCACTCTGGTATGGAAAAGAGATACACAGGGTGACCTGGTGCAGGAAGTTGTCTTCAGATAG
- a CDS encoding PIG-L family deacetylase: MANILVVGPHPDDQELGMGGTIAHLAQQGHNVLLLDMTNGEPTPHGSPEIREREWTEAARILGVKRRLLGLRNREVLQTLEARHAAAGVIREHQASIIFLPYFEDAHPDHIATTRIIEDARFDAKLTKTDIPGTPIYPKWLIYYFATHLRIVANPTFCFDITKQMEIKEAAIKAYESQFIASVQNRKVLVWLRQMNGYMGSRIGVEYAEPFFTREPIGLSSLNSLVS, from the coding sequence ATGGCCAATATCCTTGTAGTAGGGCCGCATCCTGATGATCAGGAACTGGGGATGGGTGGTACGATCGCTCATCTGGCTCAGCAAGGACATAACGTCCTTCTGTTGGATATGACAAATGGTGAACCCACTCCGCACGGTTCACCGGAGATTCGCGAGCGAGAATGGACTGAGGCTGCACGTATTCTGGGCGTCAAGCGACGATTACTTGGGTTGAGGAATCGTGAAGTATTACAAACGCTGGAAGCTAGGCACGCGGCAGCAGGAGTTATCCGGGAGCATCAGGCCTCCATTATTTTTCTTCCCTATTTTGAGGATGCGCATCCTGACCATATTGCGACCACACGCATCATCGAGGATGCGCGGTTCGACGCGAAACTCACAAAAACAGACATTCCAGGTACTCCGATTTATCCGAAGTGGCTGATCTATTACTTTGCTACTCACCTTCGTATCGTTGCCAATCCGACTTTCTGTTTCGACATAACCAAGCAGATGGAGATTAAAGAGGCTGCTATCAAAGCCTACGAGTCGCAGTTCATCGCATCGGTACAAAATCGCAAGGTTCTTGTCTGGTTGCGGCAGATGAACGGTTACATGGGAAGTCGAATTGGTGTCGAGTATGCGGAACCGTTTTTTACGCGGGAACCGATAGGTCTTAGCTCATTAAATAGTCTGGTATCGTGA
- a CDS encoding glycosyltransferase family 4 protein — translation MIIIHIITRLIVGGAQQNTIASCAAQVAAGHQVWLVYGPIYGPEGSLLDDARKSGATLIEIKSMRRAILPVHDLICYRGLRKLIRQIKPDIVHTHSSKAGIVGRAAAWKEKRSGKPAVIHTVHGLPFHDRQNRIVRGFYICIERWASKRCDRVIGVTQAMIDAFAVNRIGKHKQYSVIPSGIALSAFVPSSLEQREMNRRELCIPPDAPVVGLLARLDPLKGQDDLLDILPRLRERYPDIRILFVGGGWHGDALRTRVTREGLSDNVIFTGLVPPAKVPAMLGVMDVNTLPSYQEGQPRTLVQALLCGVPIIGYDAGGIGEVCIDRKTGRLVPVGDRVALANAILWILDQPDQGRVLAEQGREYAQERFDLRYMIQRLDEVYVEALK, via the coding sequence ATGATAATTATTCACATCATCACACGACTAATTGTCGGCGGAGCGCAACAGAACACGATTGCCTCCTGTGCTGCCCAGGTTGCGGCAGGACATCAGGTGTGGCTTGTTTACGGACCGATTTACGGGCCTGAAGGTTCGTTACTTGATGATGCCAGAAAAAGCGGGGCCACCCTCATAGAAATCAAAAGCATGCGACGGGCGATCTTGCCCGTACATGATTTAATTTGCTACCGAGGTCTGCGAAAACTAATACGTCAGATAAAGCCTGACATCGTGCATACTCATTCCAGTAAAGCTGGGATTGTTGGCCGCGCAGCAGCATGGAAAGAGAAACGAAGTGGGAAGCCTGCGGTGATACATACCGTACACGGCCTACCATTTCATGATCGACAGAATCGCATCGTCCGCGGCTTTTATATCTGCATCGAGAGGTGGGCTTCAAAACGCTGTGATCGAGTTATTGGCGTGACTCAGGCAATGATTGATGCCTTTGCCGTTAACCGAATTGGAAAGCACAAACAGTATTCAGTCATCCCCAGTGGTATTGCCCTCTCCGCCTTTGTGCCATCTTCATTAGAACAACGTGAAATGAATCGACGCGAGTTGTGCATTCCCCCCGATGCTCCCGTGGTCGGATTACTTGCCCGTCTCGATCCGCTGAAGGGTCAGGACGATCTGCTCGATATATTGCCGCGTCTGCGAGAGCGATACCCCGATATCCGCATTCTCTTTGTCGGAGGCGGCTGGCACGGGGACGCGCTGCGCACCCGTGTTACACGTGAAGGGCTGAGCGATAATGTGATCTTTACCGGCCTTGTGCCACCTGCAAAAGTTCCTGCCATGCTAGGTGTGATGGATGTAAACACTCTGCCTTCTTATCAGGAAGGACAGCCCAGAACTCTAGTGCAAGCTCTGCTGTGTGGTGTGCCTATCATCGGGTACGATGCGGGAGGTATTGGAGAGGTCTGCATTGATCGAAAAACAGGTCGGCTAGTTCCAGTCGGAGATCGTGTAGCTCTGGCAAATGCCATTCTGTGGATTCTTGACCAGCCTGACCAAGGGCGAGTCTTGGCGGAGCAAGGTCGAGAGTATGCTCAGGAACGATTCGATTTACGCTACATGATTCAACGGCTTGATGAAGTCTATGTCGAAGCTCTGAAGTAA
- the truA gene encoding tRNA pseudouridine(38-40) synthase TruA: protein MTDQSDSISVRRYKLTIAYDGTMFHGWQKQEPPGQAALRTVQGTIEDVLTRTLQQRINLVGASRTDSGVHARGQVAQFDAATRLPVERMAEAINSRLPEDVEIVTAEITTNQFNAISGATSKQYRYRIFNTVRRPLELRNYVYHCWTPLEVERMNDAASRLIGEHDFAGLSAIDHDRLTTVRTIHSCYVEKTINAPEVHVVVSGSGFLYNMVRILTGTLVEVGRGRFEPNVIETILDTKDRRQAGPTLPPTGLWLEWIKYE from the coding sequence GTGACTGACCAGTCGGATTCAATCTCGGTAAGACGCTACAAGCTCACCATTGCTTATGACGGGACCATGTTCCATGGTTGGCAAAAGCAGGAGCCGCCGGGGCAGGCTGCGTTACGAACTGTGCAGGGAACGATTGAGGATGTCCTGACGCGGACACTTCAACAGCGGATCAATCTTGTCGGTGCTAGCCGAACAGATTCGGGTGTTCACGCACGCGGACAGGTTGCACAATTCGATGCGGCAACGCGATTGCCTGTGGAGCGAATGGCAGAGGCAATAAATTCACGGCTACCCGAAGACGTAGAGATTGTCACTGCAGAAATAACGACAAACCAATTCAATGCCATTAGCGGTGCGACATCGAAGCAGTATCGTTACCGGATATTCAATACGGTCCGTCGCCCGCTGGAGCTGCGCAATTATGTCTACCACTGCTGGACTCCGCTTGAAGTAGAGCGAATGAATGATGCGGCTAGCCGGCTCATCGGGGAACACGATTTTGCCGGGTTGTCAGCTATAGACCACGATCGTCTCACCACCGTTCGAACAATCCATAGTTGTTACGTAGAAAAAACGATCAACGCGCCGGAAGTCCATGTTGTCGTGAGTGGAAGTGGATTTCTATACAACATGGTTCGTATTCTCACCGGCACGCTGGTGGAGGTTGGCCGCGGGAGATTCGAGCCGAACGTGATCGAAACGATCCTCGATACGAAAGATCGACGTCAAGCTGGTCCTACTCTGCCGCCAACAGGGTTATGGTTGGAATGGATCAAGTACGAATGA
- a CDS encoding flavin reductase family protein, producing the protein MIDEKLKQGIGAAIGRIPSGLFILTAAHEDRRAGMLASWVQQVCFQPPMISIAIAKGRPIMPLISESHRFGLCQLPKGEKVIMRKFASGTEIQEDPFLGFELVPDTVTGVPILAHCMSYVECELACHMDVEGDHDLFVGAVRGGNFFHGDPHVHVRDNGFKY; encoded by the coding sequence ATGATCGACGAGAAGTTGAAGCAGGGGATCGGCGCGGCAATCGGGCGCATTCCATCCGGCCTGTTCATTCTCACCGCGGCTCATGAAGACCGCCGCGCGGGAATGCTTGCCAGTTGGGTCCAGCAGGTTTGCTTTCAACCGCCAATGATCTCAATTGCCATCGCCAAGGGTCGCCCCATCATGCCTCTGATCAGCGAGTCACACCGCTTTGGGCTTTGCCAACTACCCAAAGGTGAAAAAGTCATTATGCGAAAGTTTGCCAGTGGTACGGAAATACAAGAGGATCCATTCCTGGGCTTCGAACTTGTCCCCGATACGGTGACGGGGGTACCCATCCTTGCCCATTGCATGAGTTACGTCGAATGTGAGCTGGCCTGCCATATGGATGTTGAAGGTGATCATGATCTCTTCGTTGGCGCAGTCCGAGGCGGCAACTTCTTTCATGGTGATCCGCACGTTCACGTTCGTGACAACGGATTTAAGTATTGA
- a CDS encoding HAD family hydrolase, producing MSYSAVLFDLDGTLADTLQDIADAANYAIEQLGRDRIDVERFRYLAGQGLEYLMRHAFSKDDQPLVPRGMELFREYYSAHSEDHTTPYNGIPDLLDKLTRRKITIAILSNKPHEATQAVVSRIFGRWKFAAVIGAKPFAPLKPDPTAAIEITTTLAIPSGNWLYVGDTMVDMKTAIGAGMFPVGVLWGFREESELRANGARAIISQPEELLKLLD from the coding sequence ATGAGCTATAGCGCTGTTCTCTTTGATCTTGATGGAACACTTGCCGACACGCTTCAAGATATCGCCGATGCAGCCAATTATGCGATCGAACAGTTAGGGCGAGATCGCATTGATGTGGAACGGTTCCGTTATCTCGCCGGTCAGGGACTGGAATATCTCATGCGACACGCGTTTTCGAAGGATGACCAGCCGCTTGTACCCCGTGGTATGGAACTGTTCCGCGAGTACTACTCGGCACACAGTGAGGACCACACTACTCCGTACAACGGTATCCCAGACTTATTGGACAAATTAACCCGTCGTAAAATCACGATAGCCATATTGAGTAACAAGCCGCACGAGGCAACACAGGCTGTGGTTTCCCGAATATTTGGCAGATGGAAATTTGCAGCAGTCATCGGGGCAAAGCCGTTTGCACCTCTCAAGCCCGACCCCACTGCAGCTATCGAAATCACAACTACGCTGGCTATCCCCTCAGGTAACTGGCTCTACGTAGGTGACACAATGGTGGACATGAAAACCGCAATCGGAGCTGGGATGTTTCCGGTTGGTGTGCTATGGGGGTTTCGAGAAGAATCGGAACTGCGAGCCAATGGAGCGAGGGCGATCATCTCACAACCCGAAGAGTTATTGAAATTGTTGGATTGA
- a CDS encoding YkgJ family cysteine cluster protein, producing MTATLSSSWSCWFAAVRLPAVHQAVRLVYDQLDIAIRTRGPVCWSSGKCCNFEAYGHRLYVTGLEIAWMLGEIPSRPRASVVAPRGGCPFQIEKLCSIHSSRPLGCRVFFCQQGTQSWQHEIYERFLSEIRVLHERLALPYQYMEWRLGLREAIEYLESSIAGPEPQ from the coding sequence GTGACGGCAACCCTATCAAGTAGCTGGTCATGCTGGTTTGCTGCCGTGCGTCTGCCAGCTGTGCATCAAGCAGTACGGCTGGTTTACGATCAACTCGACATTGCAATCCGTACTCGAGGACCAGTTTGCTGGAGCAGCGGTAAATGTTGCAACTTTGAAGCGTACGGACATCGGCTTTATGTCACCGGTTTGGAGATCGCTTGGATGCTTGGTGAAATCCCCAGCAGGCCAAGGGCATCAGTGGTAGCTCCACGAGGAGGATGTCCGTTTCAAATCGAGAAACTCTGTTCGATACATTCTTCACGTCCACTGGGTTGTCGGGTGTTCTTCTGTCAGCAAGGGACTCAGAGCTGGCAGCATGAGATTTATGAGAGGTTTCTCAGTGAAATACGAGTGCTGCACGAGCGACTAGCCTTGCCCTATCAATACATGGAATGGCGATTGGGATTGCGAGAGGCAATTGAATACCTTGAATCATCAATCGCTGGACCTGAACCTCAATAG
- a CDS encoding YkgJ family cysteine cluster protein, protein MPINEWYAEGLKFSCTQCGNCCTGAPGYVWFDDVEARAMADFLGIDVPTFLRRHAHTVNGRWTLNEHSNPEGKGQDCVFLRWDEKGKALCGVYSVRPRQCRTWPFWPELLSSPAAWKRAKNKCPGMDHGNFYPIEQIRILRDGNPIK, encoded by the coding sequence ATGCCCATCAACGAGTGGTATGCCGAGGGTCTCAAATTTTCCTGTACCCAGTGCGGGAATTGCTGCACGGGAGCACCGGGTTATGTGTGGTTTGATGACGTCGAAGCCCGTGCAATGGCGGACTTTCTCGGTATCGATGTCCCTACTTTTCTTCGACGACACGCTCATACCGTGAACGGCCGATGGACCCTCAACGAGCACAGCAACCCCGAAGGTAAAGGTCAGGATTGCGTATTCCTGCGTTGGGATGAGAAAGGCAAAGCGTTGTGTGGTGTTTACAGCGTCAGACCGCGACAGTGCCGTACGTGGCCGTTCTGGCCGGAACTGCTCTCCTCGCCTGCAGCATGGAAACGGGCCAAGAACAAGTGTCCCGGTATGGATCACGGCAATTTTTATCCAATCGAACAAATACGGATACTCCGTGACGGCAACCCTATCAAGTAG
- a CDS encoding histone deacetylase produces MAVSDALHKAGLTKRLTALDFKAASLCAIEAIHSRAYMDRVVSACADGEPFIDVPDSAICAESFKVAQLAAGAVLAACDAVMTGSVTNAFCAVRPPGHHAERDRSMGFCLFNNVAIAAEYLIRHHNLARVAIVDFDVHHGNGTQHVFEQRQDVLFISVHEAPQYLYPGTGYSYECGLGEGKGFTLNVPLPPGCGDDQYRRAFTDSVIPRLDQFKPQVIIISAGFDASCGDPLAHMDVTPQGFAWMTRQIREIAIRHAEGRIVSSLEGGYNLRSLAAGVVAHIETLLE; encoded by the coding sequence TTGGCAGTAAGCGATGCGCTTCACAAGGCGGGGCTTACAAAACGATTAACAGCCTTGGATTTTAAAGCTGCATCCCTGTGTGCAATCGAAGCTATCCATTCGCGTGCATATATGGATCGTGTTGTGTCCGCATGCGCTGACGGCGAGCCGTTTATTGACGTGCCGGATTCGGCGATTTGTGCGGAGAGTTTTAAGGTGGCACAGCTTGCAGCCGGAGCGGTTCTTGCTGCCTGCGATGCTGTAATGACTGGGAGTGTCACCAATGCCTTCTGCGCTGTTCGACCACCAGGTCACCACGCAGAACGAGACAGGTCGATGGGATTTTGTCTTTTCAATAATGTTGCCATTGCAGCAGAGTATCTCATTCGACATCACAATCTGGCTCGTGTTGCGATTGTCGATTTTGATGTCCATCATGGCAATGGAACGCAACATGTATTCGAACAGCGTCAGGATGTTTTATTCATCAGTGTTCACGAAGCTCCGCAGTACCTCTACCCGGGCACTGGATACAGCTACGAGTGCGGACTGGGCGAGGGCAAAGGCTTTACGCTTAACGTGCCTCTGCCTCCGGGATGCGGCGATGATCAATACCGCCGGGCCTTTACGGATAGCGTGATTCCAAGGCTAGATCAGTTTAAGCCGCAGGTAATCATTATCAGTGCGGGTTTTGACGCATCTTGTGGCGATCCGCTGGCGCACATGGATGTGACTCCGCAGGGCTTTGCATGGATGACACGGCAGATCAGGGAAATAGCCATACGACATGCGGAAGGACGAATCGTTTCTTCGCTGGAAGGCGGGTACAACCTGCGCTCACTCGCAGCAGGAGTCGTCGCACACATCGAAACACTGCTCGAATAA
- a CDS encoding PEP-CTERM sorting domain-containing protein, whose amino-acid sequence MMRQYHGKHGVYSSLASKNVEGESFMVKTQSRLVAPLSCAVVLFCSIFGWVPSANALVVESTTGAGAPPSGFTFTDNVPTHGSAGSVYLGNGYVLAARHPSGGAKFAVELNNVVYNPTADPAVFLNNTLVALTFGGTWSTYADLMVFRLAGVPSSIPGITLATAPVTTGETIDMTGLGRTRVASTSTYFNGVDYNDYYGGGSVSETGYNWSGSNQFIQWGQNKVSPSLFKIPDSGYGDTLSFSTQFNSPGNGDALPDEAMGAAGDSGAPAFIKRGGQWDLTGINLTVDLLLKGSPPAPPSSALFAAVYSSANADMRTYMANLYYYQDQYAMLIPEPASFALLMGGMAAVLSRRRSR is encoded by the coding sequence TTGATGCGACAGTATCACGGCAAGCATGGTGTGTATTCCTCGCTTGCCTCTAAAAATGTTGAGGGAGAGAGTTTCATGGTCAAGACGCAGAGTCGGTTAGTTGCACCGTTGTCTTGTGCAGTAGTGCTATTTTGCTCCATATTTGGCTGGGTGCCCTCTGCTAACGCACTGGTCGTTGAAAGCACCACAGGAGCAGGCGCACCGCCGAGCGGGTTTACGTTTACAGATAATGTGCCGACACATGGCTCGGCTGGTTCCGTTTATCTAGGAAATGGATACGTACTTGCTGCACGTCACCCGTCAGGTGGAGCCAAGTTTGCTGTCGAACTCAATAACGTGGTGTACAACCCTACCGCTGACCCGGCCGTATTTCTCAACAACACTCTCGTAGCCCTTACGTTCGGCGGTACATGGTCAACCTATGCGGATCTCATGGTCTTTCGTCTTGCTGGAGTTCCCTCGTCAATTCCAGGTATCACTTTAGCGACCGCACCTGTCACCACGGGCGAAACCATCGATATGACTGGACTAGGGCGGACGCGTGTCGCCTCAACCTCCACGTACTTCAATGGAGTGGATTACAACGACTACTACGGTGGCGGTTCCGTCAGTGAAACCGGCTACAACTGGAGTGGAAGTAATCAGTTCATCCAATGGGGCCAAAATAAGGTTTCACCATCGCTGTTCAAAATACCTGACAGTGGCTATGGCGATACCTTGTCTTTCAGTACTCAATTCAACTCTCCGGGTAACGGCGATGCTCTGCCCGATGAAGCAATGGGAGCTGCAGGTGATTCCGGTGCACCCGCTTTCATCAAGCGTGGTGGACAGTGGGATCTAACCGGTATCAATCTGACAGTGGACCTGCTGCTCAAAGGCTCACCACCTGCCCCACCGAGTTCAGCACTATTTGCTGCTGTATATTCCTCCGCCAATGCTGACATGCGCACGTATATGGCCAATCTCTATTACTACCAGGATCAATACGCTATGCTGATTCCTGAGCCGGCTTCATTCGCGTTACTGATGGGCGGTATGGCAGCTGTGCTCAGTCGCCGACGATCACGATAA